A genomic region of Arvicola amphibius chromosome 7, mArvAmp1.2, whole genome shotgun sequence contains the following coding sequences:
- the Tor2a gene encoding prosalusin isoform X1, which translates to MGGLRPKSGLNRMAVASRGCWPRGSILGLLGLVLATATAWDVASLYCSFSSFCECDFRPDLPGLECDLAQHLAGQHLAKALVGKSLKAFIQNPAPSKPLVLSLHGWTGTGKSYVSSLLAQHLFQGGLRSPHVHHFSPIIHFPHPSHTEQYKKELKSWVQGNLTACGRSLFLFDEVDKLPPGLMEVLQPFLGPSWVVYGTNYRKAIFIFISNTGGEQINQVALEAWRSHRDREEISLQELEPAVSRAVLDNPHHGFWRSGNMEERLIDAVVPFLPLQRHHVRHCILNELAQLGLEPQEEVVLAVLDSITYFPEDEQLFSSNGCKTVASRVTFFL; encoded by the exons ATGGGCGGCCTCAGGCCGAAATCGGGACTCAACCGGATGGCTGTTGCTAGCCGAGGCTGCTGGCCCCGGGGCTCTATCCTCGGGCTGCTCGGACTGGTCTTGGCCACCGCCACCGCCTGGGACGTGGCTTCTCTGTACTGCAGTTTCAGCTCGTTCTGCGAATGTGACTTCAGGCCGGACTTGCCGG GTCTGGAGTGTGACCTGGCCCAGCACCTGGCTGGCCAGCATCTGGCCAAGGCCCTGGTGGGGAAGTCACTGAAGGCCTTTATCCAGAACCCGGCCCCCAGCAAACCACTGGTCCTTTCCCTGCACGGCTGGACAGGCACCGGCAAGTCCTACGTCAGCTCCCTGCTGGCACAGCACCTCTTCCAGGGCGGCCTCCGCAGCCCTCACGTGCACCACTTCTCCCCCATCATCCACTTCCCACATCCCAGCCACACCGAGCAGTACAAG AAGGAACTCAAGAGTTGGGTCCAGGGGAACCTCACTGCCTGTGGCAgatctctcttcctctttgatGAGGTGGACAAGCTGCCCCCTGGCCTGATGGAGGTGCTGCAGCCCTTCCTGGGCCCCTCCTGGGTCGTGTACGGGACCAACTATCGCAAAGCCATTTTCATCTTTATTAG CAACACTGGTGGCGAGCAGATCAACCAGGTAGCCCTGGAGGCATGGCGTAGCCACAGGGACAGGGAAGAAATCAGCCTACAGGAGCTGGAGCCAGCAGTCTCCCGAGCTGTGTTGGACAACCCTCACC ATGGCTTCTGGCGGTCTGGCAACATGGAGGAACGCCTGATCGATGCTGTGGtgcccttcctcccactccagcGGCATCACGTGCGCCACTGTATCCTCAACGAACTGGCTCAGCTGGGCCTGGAGCCCCAGGAGGAAGTGGTTCTGGCTGTGCTGGACAGCATCACCTACTTCCCGGAGGATGAGCAGCTCTTTTCCTCCAACGGCTGCAAGACAGTGGCCTCCCGAGTCACCTTTTTCCTCTGA
- the Tor2a gene encoding prosalusin isoform X2, with amino-acid sequence MGGLRPKSGLNRMAVASRGCWPRGSILGLLGLVLATATAWDVASLYCSFSSFCECDFRPDLPGLECDLAQHLAGQHLAKALVGKSLKAFIQNPAPSKPLVLSLHGWTGTGKSYVSSLLAQHLFQGGLRSPHVHHFSPIIHFPHPSHTEQYKKELKSWVQGNLTACGRSLFLFDEVDKLPPGLMEVLQPFLGPSWVVYGTNYRKAIFIFISNTGGEQINQVALEAWRSHRDREEISLQELEPAVSRAVLDNPHRKWLLAVWQHGGTPDRCCGALPPTPAASRAPLYPQRTGSAGPGAPGGSGSGCAGQHHLLPGG; translated from the exons ATGGGCGGCCTCAGGCCGAAATCGGGACTCAACCGGATGGCTGTTGCTAGCCGAGGCTGCTGGCCCCGGGGCTCTATCCTCGGGCTGCTCGGACTGGTCTTGGCCACCGCCACCGCCTGGGACGTGGCTTCTCTGTACTGCAGTTTCAGCTCGTTCTGCGAATGTGACTTCAGGCCGGACTTGCCGG GTCTGGAGTGTGACCTGGCCCAGCACCTGGCTGGCCAGCATCTGGCCAAGGCCCTGGTGGGGAAGTCACTGAAGGCCTTTATCCAGAACCCGGCCCCCAGCAAACCACTGGTCCTTTCCCTGCACGGCTGGACAGGCACCGGCAAGTCCTACGTCAGCTCCCTGCTGGCACAGCACCTCTTCCAGGGCGGCCTCCGCAGCCCTCACGTGCACCACTTCTCCCCCATCATCCACTTCCCACATCCCAGCCACACCGAGCAGTACAAG AAGGAACTCAAGAGTTGGGTCCAGGGGAACCTCACTGCCTGTGGCAgatctctcttcctctttgatGAGGTGGACAAGCTGCCCCCTGGCCTGATGGAGGTGCTGCAGCCCTTCCTGGGCCCCTCCTGGGTCGTGTACGGGACCAACTATCGCAAAGCCATTTTCATCTTTATTAG CAACACTGGTGGCGAGCAGATCAACCAGGTAGCCCTGGAGGCATGGCGTAGCCACAGGGACAGGGAAGAAATCAGCCTACAGGAGCTGGAGCCAGCAGTCTCCCGAGCTGTGTTGGACAACCCTCACCGTAA ATGGCTTCTGGCGGTCTGGCAACATGGAGGAACGCCTGATCGATGCTGTGGtgcccttcctcccactccagcGGCATCACGTGCGCCACTGTATCCTCAACGAACTGGCTCAGCTGGGCCTGGAGCCCCAGGAGGAAGTGGTTCTGGCTGTGCTGGACAGCATCACCTACTTCCCGGAGGATGA
- the Ttc16 gene encoding tetratricopeptide repeat protein 16: MTDDSQVPDNAHSKKVPKLRVHVPEDREETLQRVFGTSQVFYSFDRKPRTGSTVPVKVKEYYHQGHQCLEHEDWENAVLFFSRALHLNPNLANFYVFRAEAFIQLCDFSSALQNLRRAYSYQPENSKYLERLAFVLYLQGQCLYELCDFQEALYVFLQASDLQPQNPSFCYRCIACLLALNRHQDCLSLITREVKQGRASADVYILRARIYNFFQKPKLCYQDLRSALLFDPKHPQAKGLLQMMVNQAKQSFQDASILAVQGKLHRALKRICCAIENNPLDPNLFLFRGTMYRRLKQFDPAVEDFLKALDMVTDSQGSLVQKTQRQLLLTYNDFAVHCYTQGSYQEGVLLLNKAIRDEQKEKSLYINRGDCFFQLGNLAFAEADYKQALALSPQDEGANLRMGVLQEKMGFCEQTRRQFHTAEDHFSTAIKHNPEKPQYYMHRAKSRQLMQNVLGAREDVATVLLLNPNYPKIAPLMTNLFPGMTVEDVLKSQVAQLAKLQLSRMLESGPKAIHPQSIVGLDRQRLMERQKARALMESWNREYRFTGNLEEELATQTLQGKTELKRGGAQDKKNFIYGAEDVALARGPPLPYRWWMQQEPGGEGSGARFTVEILGYSLKKAGLACKSLSPWVLPSIPESVRNSKLGRQSAGVEKKSWRYGSVVKSRSCFVEDASVGSSTQWVAHSCLDRQLQVKPRKVTSLSDSYVDQTSSGSVFSILSLSTLGMEITDSQEYRSTSNTAVMSPGHSRPQSSGPRKNRENLGLSRAPKVTQASENLDQNLLETTPAYGQRRHSSKAEATQSPKPGKTEPPQSPGRQGPSQKSRMTEATEGPKPRKNRPALTPKQRLRRAKAVRAQSWKPRSQVHSQKPTKTSSETISHGRSESSSSETQDQSPGPSSSEDTSSYSENTASSSSKTNPIPEPSLQLGKAQDPQDGDLSSNKTDLLPEPSLQLGKAQDPQDPQDGDLSSNKTEPLPEPSLQLSKAQDPQDGDLSSNKTEPLPEPSLQLSKAQDPQDGDLSSNKTEPPLELSLQLGKAQDQNLSSSKAEFSPTPSQSAAP, from the exons ATGACTGATGACAGCCAG GTGCCTGACAATGCCCACTCGAAGAAAGTTCCAAAGCTACGTGTTCATGTTCCTGAAGACCGAGAGGAGACCCTGCAACGTGTCTTTGGGACAAGCCAGGTGTTCTACAGCTTTGATAGGAAACCAAGGACAGGATCAACAGTACCTGTCAAAGTCAAAGAGTA CTATCACCAAGGCCATCAGTGCCTAGAGCATGAGGACTGGGAGAACGCAGTGCTCTTCTTCTCCCGCGCTCTCCACCTGAACCCCAACCTG GCAAACTTCTATGTTTTCCGTGCTGAGGCCTTCATCCAGCTCTGCGATTTCTCCTCTGCCCTGCAGAACCTGCGCAGGGCCTACTCCTACCAGCCAGAGAACAGCAAATACCTGGAGCGGCTGGCCTTTGTACTCTACCTACAG GGCCAGTGCTTGTACGAGCTGTGTGACTTCCAGGAAGCCCTGTACGTCTTCTTGCAAGCCTCTGACCTCCAGCCCCAGAACCCTTCCTTCTGTTACCGCTG caTAGCCTGCCTGCTGGCCCTCAATCGACATCAGGACTGCCTCTCACTCATCACCAGGGAGGTGAAGCAGGGCAGGGCCAGTGCCGATGTCTACATCCTCCGGGCCCGGATCTACAACTTCTTCCAGAAG CCCAAGCTCTGCTATCAGGACCTTCGAAGCGCCTTGCTCTTCGATCCCAAGCACCCACAGGCCAAAGGGCTACTCCAGATGATGGTGAACCAGGCCAAGCAGTCCTTTCAAGACGCTAGCATCCTGGCCGTGCAGGGCAAGCTGCACCGCGCATTGAAGCGTATCTGCTGTGCCATTGAGAACAACCCCCTGGACCCCAACCTCTTCCTCTTCCG GGGTACCATGTACAGACGGCTCAAGCAATTTGACCCAGCTGTGGAAGACTTTCTGAAGGCGCTGGACATGGTGACTGACAGCCAGGGCAGCCTGGTGCAGAAGACACAGCGCCAGCTGCTGCTGACCTACAACGACTTTGCTGTGCACTGCTACACCCAGGGCTCCTATCAGGAGGGTGTGCTGCTGCTGAACAAGGCGATCAGGGACgagcagaaagagaagagccTGTACATCAACCGTGGGG ACTGCTTCTTCCAGCTGGGCAACCTGGCCTTTGCGGAGGCGGACTACAAGCAGGCACTGGCACTGAGCCCGCAGGACGAGGGAGCCAACCTACGCATGGGTGTGCTGCAGGAGAAGATGGGATTCTGTGAGCAGACACGCAg GCAGTTCCATACAGCGGAGGACCACTTCTCAACAGCCATCAAGCACAACCCGGAGAAGCCCCAGTACTACATGCACCGGGCCAAGAGCAGACAGCTCATGCAGAACGTTTTGGGGGCCCGCGAGGATGTTGCCACTGTGCTGCTCCTGAACCCCAACTATCCAAAG ATCGCCCCACTGATGACCAACCTCTTTCCTGGCATGACTGTGGAGGACGTGCTTAAGAGCCAAGTGGCCCAACTGGCCAAGCTCCAGCTAAGTCGGATGCTAGAAAGTGGTCCGAAGGCCATCCACCCACAAAGCATTGTGG GACTTGACAGGCAGAGGTTAATGGAGCGCCAGAAAGCACGAGCCTTGATGGAGTCCTGGAACCGGGAATATCGTTTCACGGGGAACCTGGAAGAGGAACTGGCTACTCAGACCTTGCAAGGAAAGACTGAACTCAAAAGAGGAGGAGCACAGGATAAAAAG AACTTCATCTatggggctgaggatgtagctctgGCCCGAGGGCCTCCCCTTCCATACAGATGGTGGATGcagcaggagccaggtggagaggGGAGTGGTGCGAGGTTCACTGTAGAAATTCTTGGGTACTCACTCAAGAAGGCTGGACTGGCGTGCAAAAG TCTTAGCCCCTGGGTGCTCCCATCCATCCCAGAGTCTGTGAGGAACTCTAAGCTAGGGAGACAGAGTGCTGGAGTGGAAAAAaagagctggagatatggctcagtggttaaaagtcgATCCTGCTTTGTAGAGGACGCGAGTGTGGGTTCCAGCACCCagtgggtggctcacagctgcctggaccGCCAGCTCCAG GTGAAGCCCCGCAAGGTGACATCCCTGTCAGACAGCTACGTGGACCAGACCTCCTCAGGCTCAGTCTTCAGCA TCCTGAGCCTGAGCACCTTGGGCATGGAGATAACAGACAGTCAGGAGTACAGGAGCACTTCCAACACAGCTGTGATGTCGCCTGGACATTCAAGGCCTCAGTCCTCAGGTCCCAGGAAGAACAGGGAGAACCTAGGCCTGAGCAGGGCCCCCAAGGTCACCCAGGCCTCTGAGAACCTAGACCAGAACTTGCTTGAGACCACACCTGCCTATGGCCAAAGACGCCACTCCAGCAAGGCAGAAGCCACGCAAAGCCCAAAGCCCGGGAAGACAGAGCCTCCCCAAAGCCCAGGAAGACAAGGCCCCAGCCAGAAATCCAGAATGACAGAAGCCACCGAGGGTCCAAAGCCTAGAAAGAACAGGCCTGCCCTGACCCCGAAGCAGAGGCTCAGAAGAGCCAAGGCTGTTCGTGCCCAGAGCTGGAAACCCAGGTCCCAGGTCCACAGCCAGAAGCCAACAAAGACTTCCAGCGAGACCATTTCCCATGGCAGAAGCGAGAGTAGTTCCAGTGAGACCCAGGACCAGAGTCCAGGGCCCAGCAGTTCTGAGGACACCTCAAGCTACAGTGAGAATACAGCATCAAGCTCCAGCAAGACCAACCCCATCCCGGAGCCGAGCCTGCAGCTCGGCAAAGCCCAGGATCCCCAGGACGGGGACCTGAGCTCCAACAAGACCGACCTCCTCCCGGAGCCGAGCCTGCAGCTCGGCAAAGCCCAGGATCCCCAGGATCCCCAGGACGGGGACCTGAGCTCCAACAAGACCGAACCCCTCCCGGAGCCGAGCCTGCAGCTCAGCAAAGCCCAGGATCCCCAGGATGGGGACCTGAGCTCCAACAAGACCGAACCCCTCCCGGAGCCGAGCCTGCAGCTCAGCAAAGCCCAGGATCCCCAGGATGGGGACCTGAGCTCCAACAAGACCGAACCCCCCCTGGAGCTGAGCCTGCAGCTAggcaaagcccaggaccagaacCTGAGCTCCAGCAAGGCGGAGTTTTCACCCACCCCTAGCCAATCTGCTGCCCCCTGA
- the Ptrh1 gene encoding probable peptidyl-tRNA hydrolase: MRRSWALRQCVSEARFSGKRWLVAGLGNHGMPGTRHSVGMEVLGQIARRLGVAESWTRDSRCAADLALAPFGDAQLILLRPRRLMNVNGHSVAQAAQLFGLTAEEIYLVHDELDKPLGKLALKLGGSARGHNGVRSCISCLNSSAMLRLRVGIGRPTHPNTVQAHVLGCFSPEEQELLSSLMDQATDLLLDHIRSRSQGPPSSL, encoded by the exons ATGCGGCGGAGTTGGGCTTTGAGGCAGTGCGTTTCGGAGGCTCGGTTCTCCGGGAAGAGGTGGCTG GTGGCTGGCCTGGGGAACCATGGAATGCCTGGCACACGGCACAGTGTGGGCATGGAGGTGCTGGGGCAAATAGCGAGGCGACTAGGAGTGGCGGAGAGCTGGACACGTGACTCTCGCTGCGCTGCTGACCTCGCCCTGGCCCCGTTTGGGGATGCCCAGCTGATACTGCTCCGGCCACGGCGCCTCATGAATGTCAATGGACACAGCGTGGCCCAAGCTG CCCAGCTGTTTGGACTGACTGCAGAGGAGATCTATCTGGTACATGATGAACTTGACAAGCCCCTGGGAAAGCTGGCTCTGAAGCTAGGGGGCAGCGCAAG GGGCCACAATGGAGTCCGTTCCTGCATTAGCTGTCTGAACTCCAGT GCAATGCTGAGGCTTCGGGTAGGCATCGGGCGCCCCACACACCCTAATACGGTGCAGGCCCATGTCCTGGGCTGCTTCTCCCCAGAGGAGCAGGAGCTGCTGTCCTCCTTGATGGATCAGGCCACCGACCTGCTTCTGGACCACATCCGTTCTCGAAGCCAGGGGCCACCATCGAGCCTCTGA
- the Cfap157 gene encoding cilia- and flagella-associated protein 157 yields MAPKKKLNKGGKETEGKKKKGGRKETSAAMKSGESTIVEELKEFYHKQIQDLEDRLARYQRKWDELAVQEKIFRQEFEQLANNKKEIVAFLKRTLNQRVDEITELNDQLQSLQLAKEMEKDAFEAQLAQVRHEFQETKDQLTTENIALGGKLAALEEFRLQKEELTDKYLVLEEQLRKQEKEYKDYVYNLEKKSVLDKDRLRKEIIQRVNLVATEFRKVATNQMWETTRRAILENNNVTLQLSWVTQQGVQLLQENEQLRSIKDKLYQQVELLENTQEIMARNSKGHQKVILMLTEKCRQQKQGTTEAEQLRLLLSQLEQNFQQLQKDNQTLRSDKDQLEQQLREQRAEVNQLQEKLTEEQKVRASLETVLAQATSLLQDIVQMRTDSEDGDFDVVFQLQRKEMLQQLLALLSSAVFSKAQFSVSCHQDKQPQGPPKESQLSTQISKKAATSLLQKLSAITTYEPGDLGLVPRRVHIPPNPQDLRLLSYVTRMGICQLQNTNESSPSGALKRFRKLALPKPFLHRK; encoded by the exons ATGGCTCCTAAAAAGAAGCTGAACAAAGGCGGCAAAGAGACTGAGggcaagaagaagaaagggggcagGAAGGAAACAAGTGCAGCCATGAAGTCTGGGGAGTCCACCATAGTGGAGGAGCTGAAGGAATTCTACCACAAACAGATCCAAGACCTGGAGGACCGGCTGGCCCG GTATCAGCGGAAGTGGGATGAGCTGGCTGTGCAGGAGAAGATCTTCCGCCAGGAGTTCGAGCAGCTGGCCAATAACAAGAAAGAGATCGTGGCCTTCCTCAAGCGCACACTCAACCAGAGGGTGGATGAGATCACGGAACTCAATGACCAGCTGCAGAGCCTACAGCTGgcaaaggagatggagaaggatgctTTCGAGGCACAGCTGGCCCAGGTGCGCCACGAATTCCAGGAGACCAAGGACCAGCTCACCACAGAGAACATTGCCCTTG GGGGAAAGCTGGCTGCCCTGGAAGAATTTCGGCTGCAGAAAGAGGAGCTCACAGACAAGTACCTGGTGCTGGAGGAGCAGCTGCggaagcaggagaaagaatacAAGGACTATGTGTACAACCTGGAGAAGAAGTCTGTGCTGGACAAGGACAG GCTAAGGAAGGAGATCATCCAACGTGTAAACCTGGTGGCCACTGAATTCCGCAAAGTAGCCACTAACCAGATGTGGGAGACAACCAGGCGGGCCATCCTAGAGAACAACAATGTGACTTTGCAGCTGTCCTGGGTGACTCAGCAAGGTGTGCAGCTGCTTCAGGAGAATGAGCAACTCAGGAGCATCAAGGATAAACTGTACCAACAGGTGGAGCTGCTGGAGAACACCCAAGAGATCATGGCCAGAAACAGCAAAGGCCATCAGAAG GTCATCCTCATGCTGACGGAGAAGTGCCGCCAGCAGAAGCAGGGCACAACGGAGGCAGAGCAGCTGCGCCTCCTTCTGTCCCAACTGGAACAGAACTTCCAGCAGCTACAGAAGGACAACCAGACCCTGAG GAGTGACAAGGACCAGCTAGAACAGCAGCTGAGGGAACAGCGGGCGGAGGTGAATCAGCTACAAGAGAAGCTGACCGAGGAACAAAAGGTTCGGGCCAGCCTGGAAACAGTCCTGGCCCAGGCTACCTCACTCCTACAGGACATCGTACAG ATGCGAACAGATTCAGAGGACGGCGACTTTGACGTGGTGTTCCAACTGCAGCGCAAGGAGATGCTGCAGCAATTGCTGGCTCTGCTCAGCTCAGCTGTGTTTTCAAAAGCACAGTTCAGTGTGAGTTGCCACCAGGACAAGCAGCCCCAAGGCCCACCCAAAGAAAG CCAACTCAGCACCCAGATATCCAAGAAGGCGGCCACGTCCCTGCTACAGAAGCTCTCTGCCATCACAACCTATGAGCCAGGGGATCTAGGGCTAGTGCCTCGTCGGGTCCACATCCCACCCAACCCTCAGGACCTCAGGTTGCTCTCATATGTCACCAGAATGGGGATCTGCCAGTTACAGAACACTAATGAG AGCTCTCCATCTGGTGCTCTCAAAAGATTCAGAAAGTTGGCCCTTCCTAAACCTTTCCTACACCGTAAGTAG